From the Cydia splendana chromosome 6, ilCydSple1.2, whole genome shotgun sequence genome, the window ATCGGTTCGCGGCTTGGTGCAATAAGTGTCGAATAAAGCCCTTCGACTGCCATTACGAGCATTAATCGATCGGCTCGGACGGGCGTCGATAGGCATCCTGAAAGAATCGATCGTTCAGGAGGTTAGGGAACCCTGATTAATCGATCGTTCAGgggatatatgtaggtattctgaATAATCGATCGTTCAGAATACTCGTTTgatgtaaataatgtatttcacgACATAATCGATCGGTTGTGATTTCATTTTGATGTTCCCATGGCCCAATCAATCGATCGTTTGGGTTCACTAGATTCGATATTCAATCGAATGTTCATagaatttgttatttaaattaaaatcttaTACTTATTCCGATAATCCGTAAACGCACTGCCTCCCTCATGCGCCGAGTACGTGACAGTTCCAACAGTCTGCTTTAGCTCATTCCTGGAGATTCTGCTGGTACACTCTGGAGGCACTGGAATGACCTACATATGGGATCCATAGGCATAGtgtataatgtaatgtaaatatatatgtagattttaatttaattttaatgtaatttttgttgacatgtttttaagtttattgttaatttttatatgataatattttaatcttaataattttaatattttgtatgggtatttttttttttgcctgaaataaatttgattgattgattgattacttGGATTATGTATGTAGCTTATAGTTTATTTTGGTACATGATAGCTTCGAAAATTTTGCAgtttatgattaaatttaatttgggtTAACTATAATGTTAACTAGACTAGTGTTAAAATgtactaataaaataactattattattttacatgttgTATGTTAAATATTACTTGATAGATCAATGTCTGCATTTGCATTGTAATGTAAAagttataaatgaataattaaattgttaagCATAATTTAGACTAATTTGTTGAATAAGTTTGTTTTAAATAGTCAAGATAGCAGATTGTTAGGTTGCTTGGGTTACCACCTGGTGTCGTGTGCGGGACGCACACGATGTCAGGACAGCCGATTGTTAGGTTACGttatttttaacgttaatatttatcaattttaccaattatttattttcaatagtcTTATTTAGTTAATTATTTATGGTTTACACTAGTAACATTTATGGTTTATTTCTGGCAACATCGCTATAACGTGATTGGTTGATGTCTTGGCGGGCGAATAATATCGTTCAACGATTGGTTGACGTCATCGATATCACGCGATGTCGTCCACCAATCGCGAGGCTCTATTTTCCCGCCATATTGGCAACGGTTCTTGGTCGGGAGTTGATCAAACTCGTGCATTTCTGTTTGGAGCGTTCGTGGAAATAGGTAGCTTATTCGGAGTGACGTGCTCACGGCTGTGGGTAACCTAGGTTGCCTAGGCTTGCTAGCTAGctaagttaattaattgatgTGTAAACGAATGTTGAGTTTAAGTGTCTAGAGTAATAAAGTAAATGGATGTTGAGTTTAAGCGTCTAGAGTATTAAACAAGTGAATGTAATCAAGTAGTTGAAATAAACATTCCTAATCTAACCGTTTGGAGTTTTCCTTTGTTCCTGTGCCTAGTAGTTGGTCGTTTAtagtcatgtcatagaaaagtaagcgccggaagctccggcccggacacggcgcGGTTTAACGTGAGTGATTAACGTATGTTTCAATAATGTTTCCTTGTCGGCAGTCCTGACATCGGGCCACGAGATAACGCAGCTGAAGGTGCCGCTGCACGCGGACCCGCGGCGCGCGGCCGAGCTCAGCTGCCACTTCCACATGGACGGCCAGAAACTGCACTCCGTCAAGTGGTACCGCGACCTGCACGAGATCTTCCGGTACAACCCCTCGCAAAAGGTTAGACAGTTTATACACTCATGGACAAGTTTAGAGGAACGCCAAAAAAAGTTTTAACTAAGTACTAAATTTTGAAATAAGTACTTTTGTGttgtaaaccttttttgtgcgttcctctaaatttgtatATGAGTATGTCTGTATTTGTAATTACTATCATTTGTAATTTCAAGACTTTCAAAATAACTAAGAACATCTGTTGTCCtaaaaataatattcattttaacgTAGGTAGTAGTTTGCCAAAATAAGATTTCGTAATAAAATTACGTCTGACCTTGTTTAATGAGCAAAGTTTAGAAAAACTTAAGGCTTGAATCAACATCTTTATTTTCAGTGTTTTAAGTGAAACCGAAGACGACATTTTGAGGCTTTGTTCGTCACGAAAGGatataaatttgtaatttattataGGGTCTTTCTCGTGaagcaaatttaattaataattgagcGCCTGTCGTCgttcataaataaaatatcaaggtttatttcatccgttttccttcaaaaatacctacctacataaaattttaagtaagtaagtaaatataaaaaagaagggcttattattaaccgggcaactaaaatattaaacaggaactttcactgggcatataataatataatttggctgtgcattaatattttagcaactataaatttatattagcctcaaatttaagcatcatttgcatcatattattaaaaaaactggcagcaaaatcaagccacccaaaaaaaatatagggaacttgaattgataggttggcgtctaaaataataaattggcaactaatattgtaaagcgatcataaaatttggttgtttatatattttgtacatatacagaatacctaagatacctatatacataaccTTTCAATACTCAatttagaaataatttaaatttaaacatatgcatataccgagtacttactttaaattgacaaatttcctaatccacaaaacaccacaaatttatttaccaataataccctactatacttactatacttttagtcgaaattcctaaacacctaatggccattataccattaggtctttaaatttttaattactaatgtgttctgccagagtcaaaagataggcgcgacgacgagcgaagcgaggaggagcgtgttaggaccgtgtagtgaccaaacaaaatattaaaaaaaaacatcattttaaattaatagatagccgttttctttttaaaatgtacttcataaatagtctccataataataattcagttgccaaataaatatttggtacctgcctaaaaataaacaaaagatgtaacggcattaaaatacaactcatattgaaatattttaagactccgtttttgttgccaaactattaattttagtgcccatttctattattttaaactacccaaattcgattaattagttcaccggttaaatacgtgccaaaaAGAAGTAAGTCGAATCTAGCAAAGGTTTTGCATGAATTTTATAAGTATTTACCTAAGTAGTCTGTATCTTGCTTGTGCTAATATTCTTAATGGTTATGCTAATTTTCTCCAATAAGCGTgaaatataaattcaaaatgACATTTTAAGTATCTTTTTCAAAATGAAATCATGATTGTATATTGCACCGACGAATATGAAATACTTTTGTCCGCTACCTACTATTGACACTACACTGACACACTACTACACTACTACTAGtactaggtataggtactactaTTTACACTGACTACACACTTACGCGGAAAAATCATCGGTTTCTTTGAGAAAAGTTGATCAACCAAGAGTATAAGTACCGTCAGACGGCCAATTTTTAACCACCTGTGTCTTTCCACAGACGCAGATCCGCTTGTTCAACGTGACCGGTGTCATGGTGCAAGGCGGGTCCTGCGAGCTGGAGTCGTGCGTGGTGCGCGTCATGCCGCTGCCGCAGGCCACGCGGGCCGCCTACACCTGCGAGGTCTCCACCGAGGGACCCATGTTCCAGATCGCCCGCCAGACCAAACGCATGACCGTTGTTGGTGAGAATTGTTTTATCTGCATCCTTTTATTCGCCCCGACTGGTTTAATTTGTTTGTGGGTATACGGTTGCACTCGTAAAGGTCACGGACGTTTTCCCGTGGTCGCTGCATTTGTCACTCTATTTAGTACGTAATATGTTCGGTTATAAACTATTGTCCTAACTGTAGTCCTATTGGCAACTATTAGCTGGTTGCTGTTGCCTGCCTTGCAGCTTATCGTAACGCCATATGCAGATTCTAAAATGCAAATGAATCTAAGCAAATACAGTTTGAATTTCGAGCGGTTAGGTATCTATCTACACGCTTGGTTGCGTACCTATAAgagactatgcccactagcccgttccgtcaCCGACCATACCCGTACCGTGCTatgcacggaccgtcaaaaattGTCGGCGAGGATATTTTGCCGGTGCCGAAACGCTCCGTGCACGGCACGCAACGTTGCCAGAACGGTGCGTGCAGGCGGCGAAACGATGGGCATACGGGTTATAGCCGCGTATGGTGACCGTTCTAAGCCCGTTATAAACGCGTTGCTATATTTCTTGCTCGCTCTTACCAGTCTGATAACTATTCGCTCGCTCTTTCTGACGAGTCATGCTCTCGCGGATAAAACGCGGGTACTAAGGGTATGAAACGCGAATGCTACGGGGATTATAGGCGGATGCTATGGGGATGATGCGCGGTTACTACGGGCACTAAACCCGTTATGTACGGATATGAAACAATGTggacacggtgtagtgggcatagtagtccgtatcgcgttacatcccgtgcctgatacgttcatagcacggtcatggtatgatacggtgtagtgggcagagaccttaagGTTGTATCCCTTTATTCAGCAAGAAATTCATTTCATGGAGAAGGCTTATCACAATGAAAGCgagaaataacaaaaataaagccGATCTTCAGTTTCCCGTGCCGCCGCACGCAGCAAAGCAATTATCATTTTCCAAGAGCGAATTACGAgtaagtacagtcgacgtcaaatatatgtttacacttttggacctttgtaataaggcgaaaaatgtaaacatatctttgaagtcgactgtacatatttatgaaataCGCTTTGGTGTGacattgtttgtaatttaacaaattattattttagattCTGAAATGCCGAAACGTTAATAAAGATTTACTCAATTTTgttcaaaattaattgaaataattaaataatattaacctGATATTAAGAGATTAAAGGGGTATCAAGTAAAAATACGCTACTATTAAATTTGCCGAGAGATTCCTTTGATTCTGCTATAACGAGACGTCGCGCCGCCACTTAGAGCGCTTCTACACCTAAATTTAATTACGCTTCAATCCTTTGTACCAActcattttcttaaaaaaactcAAATGACTATTCTCTTCAGAGacttattcttatttattactattactCTCCTTCAATTTCATGGCTAACTTCTTAATAAGCTTACTACAACTTTGTGATTTATTCAAATTAATTTCCCCGCAGCGATGCCGGACAAGGACCCAGTTATAAGTGGGGCTCCGAATCTGGTCCGGCCGGGGGATCAGATGCTGTTGAACTGTTCGACGGACTACTCGCTACCGCCCTCAGACATTAATTGGTACATCGACAACGAAATACAAAAGGTTAGTGGCAATATCAAGCCTTTACACAATGAGGGCGAACGCGCCCAGGGGACGCGTTGACCCTGTTAATAGGCTATTCTATTAGgtaatgaaatttggaatacaaTTTACGAGACTACATAGACTAGGTACTCAGAGAGTTTTAGTGCCTAAAAACATTtatcaaattttaaattttaaagtccTAGTACTAAGATTATTAATACCTCTCTTggaataacatttattttcgttaaatatacTGTATACGAGTACACAGAAATACGTATTCCATTtcgttattaaattaattagtaagtattattttttgcTCATTATAAAACACATAATAAAGATACATAAAGTCCACTAATTCCACTATGCCCACATGGATTATAATTATTCGCAAGTCATTCCTACATAAGTTAATTCTAATagattatataatatgtatatacctacctatgtattattgcGAAAAATTTACCTGACAAATAAAACCTACAAACAAATTGTTCCTCCTCGtaaggcccaccatacaaagtttccctattttgaatttgaaccttgttgTATAGTAGATTAGGGCGACTTACGTTTGTTTTAAcaaaacaatgaaacaaaagaaatgcgaTGCTACCTTATTTAGCTtttgaaaggttcaaattagattgataCAGAGAGtgtaaactctcgcgttttgtcacagaataaataatagtactaggtttTGTGCACATATTTAATTTcctacacaaacgggtctaccgcgatataaacaatacaatgaaattatatcgcggtagacccgtttgtgtaattaaatatgtgataCAGAGTGTACATTGTATTGCAcattgggtcttacgaggttaatAAAGAGACTGCGAGTAAAACCTAGGCTGTGGGCTGTGATTGACTAATTTGCTTTTAGGAGATTcacctacctacataatacgATTGCGGGGACTTGAAATAATTGAGATCGCTACTCCATTTAGG encodes:
- the LOC134791548 gene encoding uncharacterized protein LOC134791548 produces the protein MPLSNKTLYKNVKMMLLLLITLCVLTSGHEITQLKVPLHADPRRAAELSCHFHMDGQKLHSVKWYRDLHEIFRYNPSQKTQIRLFNVTGVMVQGGSCELESCVVRVMPLPQATRAAYTCEVSTEGPMFQIARQTKRMTVVAMPDKDPVISGAPNLVRPGDQMLLNCSTDYSLPPSDINWYIDNEIQKPEAWQHTELSAPLAGGLRASWRVLRVRVPATASGALRVRCESVLQVDPPVLRDVSATVTVYSRTQLSKYVSNKGGKVYMNANAVVGILIFTIISRFMSL